A genomic stretch from Pirellulales bacterium includes:
- a CDS encoding NUDIX hydrolase, with the protein MDKTQMHTPFPPSSLQASAIPYRVHDGRLEICLITSLSSGRWGFPKGLIDPGETAVETALKEAHEEGGLRGRVVGEPLGEYQYAKWGVMLTVTVFLMHVQEADETWLEADRRQRRWVTADVAADMLDRKYLARVLRLAVKRLEEQA; encoded by the coding sequence TGCACACCCCGTTTCCCCCTTCTTCGCTCCAGGCGTCCGCCATCCCGTATCGGGTTCACGATGGGAGGCTCGAGATCTGCCTGATCACTTCGCTGAGTAGTGGCCGCTGGGGCTTTCCCAAGGGCTTGATCGATCCGGGCGAAACGGCGGTTGAGACCGCCTTGAAAGAGGCCCACGAGGAAGGCGGTCTTCGTGGCCGAGTCGTCGGCGAACCGCTGGGCGAATATCAGTACGCCAAATGGGGCGTCATGCTCACGGTTACCGTCTTCCTGATGCACGTGCAGGAAGCCGATGAGACCTGGCTCGAGGCGGACCGTCGCCAACGCCGCTGGGTAACGGCCGACGTCGCGGCAGACATGCTCGATCGAAAGTACCTGGCCCGGGTGCTGCGGCTCGCAGTGAAGCGGCTTGAGGAACAAGCGTAG
- a CDS encoding Gfo/Idh/MocA family oxidoreductase: protein MKKLPIVSVLSVGVSIVMAVNSTVSAEPIKPIKIGIIGLDTSHVIAFTKAMNDPSATGDLAAVEVVAAYPGGSPDIPSSRDRVEGYTKELRDSGVEIVGSIDELLSKVDAILLESVDGRPHLKQAIPVIKAGKPLFIDKPVAGTLADAVEIYKLAAEHNVPCWSSSSLRFSPGILGMRHDERVGEVLGCDAYGPCTLEEHHPDLFWYGIHGVEILFTIMGSGCESAQRTQTADGEMVVGVWSGGRIGTFRGLRAGKSDYGAMVFGSKGVVPSGSYAGYQPLVAEIAKFFQSGKPPVSAAETLEIYAFMEAADESNRQGGKSVTLKSVMDRASAAAQ, encoded by the coding sequence GTGAAAAAGCTTCCGATTGTTTCCGTGCTTTCCGTAGGAGTCTCGATCGTAATGGCCGTGAACTCGACAGTTAGCGCTGAGCCTATTAAGCCGATCAAAATCGGTATCATCGGTCTCGACACATCGCACGTCATCGCATTTACCAAGGCGATGAACGACCCGAGCGCCACGGGCGACCTGGCCGCCGTCGAGGTCGTCGCGGCCTACCCCGGCGGCAGCCCAGATATCCCTTCGAGCCGGGACCGCGTCGAGGGCTACACCAAGGAGTTGCGCGACTCGGGGGTCGAAATCGTCGGTTCGATCGATGAACTACTGTCAAAAGTCGATGCCATCCTTTTGGAGAGCGTCGATGGTCGACCCCACCTCAAACAGGCGATTCCCGTCATCAAGGCAGGCAAACCTTTATTCATTGACAAGCCGGTCGCCGGCACGCTCGCCGATGCGGTCGAGATATACAAGCTGGCGGCCGAGCATAACGTTCCCTGCTGGTCCAGTTCGTCACTTCGCTTCAGCCCAGGCATCCTCGGCATGCGTCATGATGAACGTGTAGGCGAAGTGCTCGGCTGCGACGCCTACGGGCCATGCACCTTGGAAGAGCACCATCCCGATCTTTTCTGGTACGGCATCCATGGCGTCGAGATTCTGTTCACCATCATGGGATCTGGTTGCGAGTCGGCGCAGCGCACGCAAACGGCCGATGGTGAAATGGTCGTCGGCGTGTGGAGCGGAGGACGTATCGGCACGTTCCGCGGCCTTCGCGCCGGCAAATCGGATTACGGCGCTATGGTTTTCGGTTCGAAGGGGGTCGTCCCAAGCGGATCGTACGCGGGCTATCAACCACTGGTCGCCGAGATCGCGAAGTTCTTCCAATCCGGGAAGCCGCCCGTGAGCGCCGCCGAGACGTTGGAAATTTATGCGTTCATGGAAGCCGCCGACGAAAGCAATCGCCAGGGAGGGAAGTCCGTCACGCTGAAATCGGTGATGGATCGTGCATCGGCCGCGGCCCAATAA
- a CDS encoding tetratricopeptide repeat protein, protein MNVVKAIILAISVCVLASAEDGDVGQLLDRARAALRDREPERAVELAGRAIEAAKDDPRSYQLRADIRAALGEHEAAIPDYDQAIKLAPDQPELYDRRGSERFKLGKFDDSIADFDRYLALRPDQEKAHWKRGISYYYAGRFADGRKQFEGYQTVDDNDVENAVWRYLCMARGEGLAKARAEILSIKRDGRVPMMEVYALYRGDISPDEVLRAARDGDPPPDRLNERLFYAHLYLALYFEATGDTESCAEHIVEAEMHRIPHYMWDVARVHAARIRAVQRP, encoded by the coding sequence ATGAATGTAGTCAAGGCGATCATTCTGGCCATTTCGGTTTGCGTTTTAGCATCGGCCGAAGATGGCGATGTGGGGCAACTTCTGGATCGGGCCCGCGCTGCGCTACGGGATCGCGAGCCGGAGCGTGCCGTTGAACTGGCCGGCCGAGCGATTGAAGCGGCCAAAGACGATCCTCGCAGCTATCAACTGCGCGCGGACATCCGAGCGGCACTGGGGGAACATGAGGCAGCCATTCCGGATTACGACCAGGCCATAAAGCTCGCGCCCGACCAGCCGGAACTTTATGATCGGCGCGGTAGCGAACGATTTAAACTCGGCAAGTTCGACGATTCGATCGCGGATTTCGACCGTTATCTCGCTCTGCGCCCGGACCAGGAGAAGGCGCATTGGAAGCGAGGCATCTCGTATTACTATGCCGGGCGATTCGCGGACGGACGGAAGCAATTCGAGGGCTACCAGACGGTCGACGATAACGACGTCGAGAACGCGGTGTGGCGATACCTGTGCATGGCGCGCGGCGAGGGATTGGCGAAAGCCCGGGCCGAGATCCTGTCCATCAAACGGGACGGGCGCGTGCCGATGATGGAAGTTTATGCGCTATACCGAGGTGATATTTCGCCGGACGAAGTGTTACGCGCCGCCCGGGATGGGGATCCGCCGCCCGACCGTTTAAACGAACGGCTGTTTTACGCCCATCTTTATCTGGCCCTCTATTTCGAGGCCACCGGCGACACAGAATCGTGCGCCGAACATATCGTCGAGGCTGAAATGCATCGCATCCCACACTATATGTGGGACGTGGCGCGCGTGCATGCGGCGCGCATCCGCGCGGTACAGCGACCGTAG
- a CDS encoding alpha/beta hydrolase-fold protein — MRRASYFPIWFVLLSAVTAAFHFCGASAHAADEYKHGPDSERHEGVPKGTVTEHHWKSNVFAGTERDYWVYVPSQYKADTPASVMVFQDGKWYVDETRDFRVPIVFDNLIHQGAMPVTIGIFINPGVFPDKKSGDGKPESNRSFEYDTLSDQYARFLLEEILPEVAKEYRLTDQTSGRAICGISSGGICSWTVAWQRPDAFSKVLSHVGSFTNIRGGHVYPALIRKTDPKPIRIFMQDGSGDLDNAHGNWPLANQEMAAALKFAKYDYRFEYGDGGHNGKQGGAILPESIRWLWRDDKSAAAQ, encoded by the coding sequence ATGCGTCGTGCATCGTATTTCCCAATTTGGTTTGTCCTGCTATCGGCCGTCACCGCGGCATTTCATTTTTGCGGCGCCAGCGCGCACGCCGCCGACGAATATAAACATGGCCCCGATTCCGAGCGGCACGAGGGAGTGCCCAAGGGGACGGTGACCGAGCATCATTGGAAGAGCAACGTCTTTGCCGGCACCGAACGCGACTATTGGGTCTACGTCCCCTCGCAATACAAGGCCGACACGCCGGCGTCAGTGATGGTCTTTCAGGACGGCAAATGGTACGTCGACGAAACGCGCGACTTCCGTGTGCCGATCGTGTTCGACAATCTGATTCACCAGGGAGCGATGCCGGTAACGATCGGTATCTTCATCAACCCGGGCGTCTTCCCCGACAAGAAATCAGGGGACGGCAAGCCGGAATCAAACCGCAGCTTCGAGTACGACACGCTCAGCGATCAATACGCGCGCTTCTTGCTCGAGGAAATTCTACCCGAGGTAGCCAAGGAGTATCGCCTGACCGACCAGACGTCGGGCCGAGCTATCTGCGGCATCAGTTCTGGCGGAATTTGCTCCTGGACGGTGGCCTGGCAGCGTCCCGACGCGTTCAGCAAAGTGCTGAGTCATGTCGGCAGCTTTACGAACATCCGCGGCGGGCACGTCTACCCGGCGTTGATTCGCAAGACCGACCCAAAGCCGATCCGTATCTTCATGCAGGATGGCTCGGGCGATCTGGACAACGCCCACGGTAACTGGCCGCTGGCGAATCAGGAGATGGCCGCGGCACTGAAGTTTGCCAAGTACGACTATCGCTTCGAATACGGCGACGGCGGCCACAACGGCAAGCAGGGTGGCGCCATCCTGCCAGAGTCGATACGTTGGCTGTGGCGCGACGACAAATCGGCTGCCGCGCAATAA
- a CDS encoding endonuclease/exonuclease/phosphatase family protein, which translates to MRVVSYNIHKGIGGRDRRYRFERIAEVIEHLQPDVVCLQEVDHNVRRTRFDHQPDLLAARLNAVDAFYQHNVHLKMGGYGNLIISGWPFRSKHQISLRLKSKKPRGAQAVVIDTPQGPLHLVNWHLGLAERERSWQVHHLLTHSSFREAHELPTLIIGDYNDWRNRLKHESFAEHGFEQITSPPSRFRSFPAYLPLGSLDKAFYRGAISIDRAFIAHSALAKNASDHLPLVVDFDLGSNGSAGV; encoded by the coding sequence GTGCGCGTCGTCAGCTACAACATTCACAAAGGCATCGGCGGGCGTGACCGGCGTTACCGTTTCGAACGGATCGCCGAGGTCATCGAGCATTTGCAGCCCGACGTCGTCTGCTTGCAAGAGGTGGACCACAACGTCCGCCGCACGCGCTTTGACCATCAGCCGGACTTGCTGGCTGCCCGGCTCAATGCCGTCGACGCATTCTATCAGCACAATGTGCATCTCAAAATGGGAGGTTACGGCAACCTGATCATTTCAGGCTGGCCGTTCCGTTCGAAGCACCAGATTTCGCTGCGTCTGAAATCCAAGAAGCCGCGAGGCGCGCAGGCCGTAGTGATCGATACGCCGCAAGGCCCGTTGCACCTGGTGAACTGGCATCTGGGTTTGGCCGAGCGCGAGAGAAGCTGGCAAGTGCATCACTTGCTGACGCATTCGTCATTTCGCGAAGCACACGAGCTGCCGACCTTAATCATCGGCGACTACAACGACTGGCGCAACCGCTTGAAGCACGAATCATTCGCCGAGCATGGCTTCGAGCAAATCACGAGCCCGCCGTCGCGATTCCGCTCGTTCCCCGCTTACTTGCCGCTGGGCTCGCTCGACAAGGCCTTTTATCGGGGCGCCATAAGTATCGATCGCGCCTTCATCGCGCATAGCGCCCTGGCGAAGAACGCCAGCGATCATTTGCCGCTGGTCGTCGATTTCGATCTGGGTAGCAATGGCTCGGCCGGCGTTTAG
- a CDS encoding thioredoxin family protein, with protein sequence MTDWTTSFSHGLTYTAFLEKYGTPEHQRRWADAHAAVRMTEQQAALVRSFTRSMRIACLAGAWCGDCVYQCPILDHIQRLNPLLEVRFFDRDANPELAAELKVCGGSRVPVVVFLNEDSQEIGRYGDRTLSRYRQMMAQMFGASCPSGLVLPTGEELAAIVQDWLNEFERLAWLLRISPRLRQVHGD encoded by the coding sequence ATGACTGACTGGACGACAAGCTTTTCGCACGGTTTGACCTACACCGCGTTCCTCGAAAAATATGGCACGCCCGAGCATCAGCGTCGCTGGGCCGATGCGCACGCCGCGGTAAGGATGACGGAACAGCAAGCCGCCCTGGTGCGCAGCTTTACGCGCTCGATGCGCATTGCCTGTCTGGCCGGAGCGTGGTGCGGCGATTGCGTTTATCAATGTCCGATCCTGGATCACATCCAGCGGCTGAACCCGCTGTTGGAAGTGCGGTTCTTCGACCGCGACGCCAATCCCGAGCTGGCAGCCGAATTGAAAGTATGCGGCGGCAGCCGCGTGCCGGTGGTGGTGTTCCTCAACGAGGACTCGCAAGAGATCGGCCGCTACGGCGATCGGACGCTGTCACGCTACAGGCAGATGATGGCGCAAATGTTTGGCGCCTCGTGCCCGAGCGGTTTGGTGTTGCCCACGGGCGAAGAACTGGCCGCGATCGTGCAGGACTGGCTGAACGAATTCGAGCGTCTGGCCTGGCTGTTGCGCATCTCGCCGCGGTTGCGTCAAGTGCATGGGGATTGA
- a CDS encoding Na/Pi symporter, whose protein sequence is MNELAEFVLGLGIFFVGLQMVGEHLRQLSGPGFRTLIARFTAARGASAALGLAAGLLMQSATGVTFLLTNMVAAGLLDTSAALPVILWTNVGLTALAFVVTLDIHPLVAWSIGLCGAVATLVRQRGIRQGANVLLGVALLLFGLQSMGAAAGPLAHTDGLQTTAAHLVASPAIAFLAGFVLAAVMQSNTGATLLVITLATGGLFDLPTAAMLIYGTNLGTIVLRQLLSIGLRGAARQLVRSEDLFCLASGLLMVALFYLERLSGLPLALSAVRRATPSLALQLALVFLLSNLLPALVLSFFQGTLLRLVAWRWPADVEANAAQPKFLTARSLDDPVTAVDLIPRELARLLASLRQSVEAHRAGTDNSAVEDQRAIDYALLARRIDDYAAQLATAPLQKSVAERLNVARELTAVVGYLEAAYAQARSSHHALRRFPGTEAVRDQVLSALDALLAAAIVAVDTRQAAAITQLREQSRYHSALVEPARQSCVRGTADEQPGEHVVAQRAATLKLLADFELITWMIHRLAKLLEQLNPPTKIAATKPEKKS, encoded by the coding sequence ATGAACGAACTTGCTGAATTCGTCCTCGGGCTGGGCATCTTTTTTGTCGGCCTGCAAATGGTCGGCGAGCATTTGCGCCAGCTCAGCGGGCCTGGCTTTCGCACGCTGATCGCGCGCTTCACCGCCGCGCGCGGGGCCAGCGCCGCACTCGGCCTGGCCGCGGGGCTGCTGATGCAAAGCGCGACCGGCGTCACGTTTCTGCTGACGAACATGGTCGCCGCGGGACTGCTCGATACGTCGGCCGCACTGCCCGTGATTCTATGGACCAACGTCGGGCTGACGGCGCTGGCCTTCGTCGTGACGCTCGACATTCATCCGCTCGTGGCCTGGTCGATCGGGCTGTGCGGCGCCGTGGCCACGCTCGTCCGTCAGCGCGGCATTCGTCAGGGGGCGAATGTCTTGTTGGGCGTGGCACTCTTACTGTTCGGCTTACAAAGCATGGGGGCCGCGGCCGGACCGCTCGCCCATACCGATGGCTTGCAAACCACCGCGGCACATCTCGTCGCCTCGCCCGCCATTGCCTTCCTGGCCGGCTTCGTATTGGCCGCGGTCATGCAATCCAACACCGGCGCCACGTTGCTCGTAATCACGTTGGCCACGGGCGGGCTGTTCGACCTGCCGACGGCGGCCATGCTGATCTATGGCACCAACCTGGGAACGATCGTGCTGCGACAGTTGCTCTCGATCGGCCTTCGCGGCGCCGCGCGGCAACTGGTGCGCTCGGAAGACCTGTTCTGCCTGGCGAGCGGCCTGTTGATGGTGGCGCTGTTCTATCTCGAGCGGCTCTCAGGCCTGCCCCTGGCGCTATCCGCCGTGCGCCGTGCGACGCCGTCGCTAGCATTGCAGTTGGCGCTCGTGTTTCTGCTTTCGAATTTACTTCCGGCGCTCGTGCTGTCTTTTTTCCAAGGTACCCTGTTGCGGCTGGTCGCCTGGCGTTGGCCGGCCGACGTCGAGGCCAATGCCGCGCAACCAAAATTCCTGACCGCGCGCAGTTTGGACGACCCGGTCACGGCCGTCGATCTGATCCCGCGTGAATTGGCCCGATTGCTGGCCAGCCTGCGGCAATCGGTCGAAGCCCACCGCGCCGGCACCGACAACAGCGCCGTCGAGGACCAGCGCGCTATTGACTACGCGTTGCTAGCGCGGCGGATCGACGACTACGCGGCCCAATTAGCCACGGCTCCTCTTCAGAAATCGGTGGCCGAACGACTGAACGTGGCCCGCGAGTTGACGGCCGTCGTCGGCTATCTCGAGGCGGCGTACGCACAAGCACGCAGCTCGCACCATGCACTACGACGTTTCCCAGGTACTGAAGCAGTGCGTGACCAGGTCCTATCGGCGCTCGACGCGCTGTTGGCCGCGGCGATCGTAGCGGTCGATACGCGCCAGGCAGCGGCGATCACGCAGCTACGCGAGCAATCGCGCTACCACAGTGCGCTCGTGGAGCCGGCGCGCCAATCGTGCGTCCGTGGCACGGCCGACGAACAGCCGGGCGAGCATGTGGTCGCCCAACGCGCGGCCACACTCAAACTGCTAGCCGATTTCGAACTGATCACCTGGATGATCCACCGCCTGGCGAAGCTGTTGGAACAACTCAACCCGCCAACGAAGATCGCGGCGACGAAGCCGGAAAAAAAGTCTTGA
- a CDS encoding DUF1559 domain-containing protein encodes MDPRRALDPGRRTGFTLVELLVVIAIIGILIGLLLPAVQAAREAARKAQCSNNLKQFGLAHQNYLSAMGVFVPGGLIGTSAGDLGNAFASPCTMLLPYFEAGGTAAMYNASAQWTKQPQVIMNQVINTFVCPSDDKDNPIYLGALDSGSTLITPTYPVPSPVGGTAGGLSQPQMNGLFGALDYILCSGISDAFCDSGAMVPGWERGMFMFDMMNTAQSITDGLSNTFMMGEGAQGPKWQLGKDWNSGVLTDSTGQTYQPIWCWIAGEPNVDAFQLAAGKPFYTGGPFGTTVFPLNYNPVLQTYARLGGTSGLGLILSKNPSACNSSVNSTAQSGHHMSGFRASHTGGGNFLMADGSVRYIQAGIDCANGGKGYFPLGSPSGSTQPVQTVTSGNYPNFNQVLTVASSAQAPIIGVYQALSTRAGGEPVSPP; translated from the coding sequence ATGGACCCCAGGCGTGCTTTGGACCCCGGCCGGCGAACCGGCTTTACGCTCGTCGAGCTGCTGGTCGTTATCGCCATCATCGGCATATTAATTGGCTTGCTGCTGCCGGCAGTGCAGGCCGCACGCGAGGCCGCGCGTAAGGCGCAGTGCTCGAACAACCTCAAGCAGTTCGGTCTGGCCCATCAGAACTACCTGAGCGCCATGGGGGTCTTCGTCCCCGGCGGCCTTATAGGGACCTCTGCCGGCGATTTGGGCAACGCGTTCGCCAGCCCCTGCACGATGCTGCTACCGTACTTCGAGGCCGGCGGCACCGCCGCGATGTATAACGCCTCGGCTCAGTGGACGAAACAACCCCAGGTGATCATGAACCAGGTGATCAACACGTTCGTCTGCCCGTCGGACGACAAAGACAATCCGATCTACCTCGGGGCGCTCGATTCCGGCTCGACCCTTATTACCCCCACCTACCCCGTTCCGTCGCCCGTAGGCGGCACTGCGGGAGGGTTGTCGCAGCCGCAGATGAACGGGCTCTTCGGCGCACTCGATTACATTCTTTGCTCCGGAATCAGCGATGCTTTTTGCGATAGTGGCGCCATGGTCCCTGGCTGGGAGCGCGGCATGTTCATGTTCGACATGATGAACACCGCTCAATCCATTACTGATGGATTGAGCAACACGTTCATGATGGGGGAAGGGGCGCAAGGTCCCAAGTGGCAGCTCGGTAAGGATTGGAATAGCGGCGTGCTTACCGACAGTACCGGTCAAACGTATCAGCCGATCTGGTGTTGGATCGCCGGCGAACCCAACGTGGATGCTTTCCAGTTAGCCGCGGGTAAACCGTTCTACACCGGCGGACCGTTCGGCACGACCGTTTTTCCCTTGAATTATAACCCCGTGTTACAGACGTACGCCCGCCTTGGCGGCACTTCGGGCCTCGGCCTGATCCTGTCCAAGAACCCCAGTGCCTGTAATAGCAGCGTGAACAGCACCGCGCAAAGCGGTCATCACATGAGCGGCTTTCGTGCCTCGCATACCGGCGGTGGCAACTTCCTGATGGCCGACGGCAGCGTTCGCTACATTCAGGCAGGAATCGATTGCGCCAACGGTGGTAAGGGGTATTTCCCTCTCGGGTCGCCCAGCGGTTCGACACAGCCAGTGCAGACAGTTACCTCGGGTAACTATCCGAACTTCAACCAGGTACTGACGGTAGCCTCTAGTGCACAAGCGCCGATCATCGGCGTCTACCAGGCCCTGTCGACCCGCGCCGGCGGCGAGCCCGTCTCCCCTCCGTGA
- a CDS encoding thioredoxin-like domain-containing protein, producing MAYRALKCSVPDSSDAVASIRVRLLLLGMLTLSIVFVDRFSGVPSAMLGLPSVAAAPPTGALVALTAISANQDQPEAAPASNDGNPFPRRMAVPDLSGGVDWINTAGPLELKDLRGKFVLLDFWTYCCINCMHILPELKKLEESFPNELVVIGVHSAKFENEEDSKNITEAVLRYEIKHPVVNDAKHAIWDRFGIRSWPTAILIDPEGKAVYGRSGEFKANEFATLLKQAIPYYRKKGTLDETPLRFDLAAEGAADTPLRFPGKVLADEPGERLFIADSNHNRIVIADFEGALVDVIGSGALGTTDGEFSAATFNHPQGMALNGDTLYVADTENHMLRKVDLVKRRVTTIAGDGHQAQAWPGMVANPAAAAEQALPARFAGPPRTTELNSPWDLQIHGDDLYIAMAGPHQIWKMPLDESEISIYAGNSREDIVDGPLVPSEPYEAGYASFAQPSGLAADKQWLYVADSEGSSLRAVPFDPSKRVRTVIGTADLPAGRLFAFGDHDGSGRTVRLQHPLGIALNDGTLYIADTYNNKIKAVNLAKKSVRTIVGTGKPGHEDDPASFDEPAGLSVAGNKLYVADTNNHLIRTVDLGDNDRVATFEIRGLSPPRPATAATVTPASRGQEVRIDPISLKPADGLVWLKAALKLPAGYKINPIAPMRYKLTSPASTGPVDRAALGRSTKVDPPAAEFQIELPLAKSEGEETIEATLDYYYCRDGAEGVCKAGRVTWLVPLTIAATASDSTASLRLTVE from the coding sequence ATGGCCTATCGAGCTCTGAAATGCAGCGTGCCCGACTCCTCGGACGCTGTCGCTAGCATTCGCGTGCGATTACTCCTCTTAGGGATGCTGACGCTGTCAATCGTGTTCGTCGACAGATTTTCAGGAGTACCATCCGCGATGCTCGGGCTGCCGTCCGTGGCCGCCGCGCCACCCACGGGCGCTCTGGTCGCGCTCACGGCGATCAGCGCCAACCAGGATCAGCCTGAAGCTGCCCCGGCGTCGAATGACGGCAATCCGTTTCCGCGCCGCATGGCCGTGCCGGACCTCAGCGGCGGCGTCGACTGGATCAACACGGCCGGACCGCTTGAGTTGAAGGACCTGCGCGGCAAATTCGTGCTGCTGGATTTCTGGACTTACTGCTGCATCAACTGCATGCATATCTTGCCGGAATTGAAAAAACTCGAAGAGTCGTTCCCCAACGAGCTGGTCGTGATCGGCGTTCATTCCGCCAAGTTCGAAAACGAGGAAGATTCAAAGAACATCACCGAGGCGGTGCTGCGCTACGAAATCAAACATCCCGTCGTCAACGATGCCAAGCACGCGATTTGGGACCGCTTCGGCATTCGTAGCTGGCCAACTGCCATCCTCATCGATCCCGAGGGCAAAGCCGTTTACGGCCGCAGCGGCGAGTTCAAGGCCAACGAATTCGCCACGCTGCTGAAACAAGCCATCCCCTATTACCGCAAAAAGGGGACGCTCGACGAAACGCCGCTCCGCTTCGACCTCGCGGCCGAGGGCGCGGCGGACACCCCACTACGCTTTCCGGGCAAAGTACTAGCGGACGAACCTGGCGAGCGCCTGTTTATCGCCGATAGCAACCACAATCGCATCGTCATTGCCGACTTCGAGGGGGCCCTGGTCGACGTTATCGGCAGTGGAGCCCTCGGCACTACCGACGGAGAATTCTCGGCCGCCACGTTTAATCACCCTCAGGGGATGGCCCTCAACGGCGATACGCTCTACGTCGCGGATACCGAAAACCACATGCTGCGAAAGGTCGATCTCGTCAAACGGCGCGTCACGACCATCGCCGGCGACGGCCACCAGGCGCAGGCGTGGCCGGGCATGGTCGCCAACCCCGCCGCCGCAGCAGAGCAAGCGCTTCCTGCGCGCTTCGCCGGCCCACCGCGTACGACGGAATTGAACAGCCCCTGGGACTTGCAGATCCATGGCGACGACCTGTACATCGCGATGGCGGGCCCGCACCAGATCTGGAAGATGCCGCTCGACGAGAGTGAAATCAGCATATACGCCGGCAACAGTCGCGAGGATATCGTCGACGGCCCGCTCGTCCCCAGCGAACCTTATGAAGCCGGCTATGCGTCGTTTGCACAACCCAGCGGACTGGCGGCCGACAAGCAGTGGCTGTACGTCGCGGATAGCGAAGGGAGTTCGCTGCGCGCCGTTCCCTTTGATCCCAGCAAGCGCGTTCGCACGGTGATTGGCACCGCGGACTTGCCGGCCGGGCGGTTGTTCGCGTTCGGCGATCACGACGGGTCGGGCCGCACGGTGCGCCTGCAGCATCCGCTGGGCATCGCTTTGAACGACGGCACGCTGTACATCGCTGATACCTACAACAACAAGATCAAGGCCGTGAATCTGGCCAAGAAGTCAGTCCGCACAATCGTGGGGACGGGCAAGCCGGGTCACGAGGACGACCCGGCCTCGTTCGACGAGCCCGCCGGACTTTCGGTGGCCGGCAACAAGCTTTACGTGGCCGACACGAATAACCACCTCATTCGCACCGTCGACCTGGGGGATAATGATCGGGTCGCCACGTTCGAGATTCGCGGCCTTAGCCCGCCACGTCCCGCGACGGCCGCAACAGTTACACCCGCCTCGCGTGGCCAAGAAGTTCGCATCGATCCCATTTCGCTGAAACCGGCCGACGGACTGGTATGGCTCAAAGCGGCGTTAAAGCTACCCGCCGGTTATAAGATCAATCCGATCGCGCCGATGCGTTACAAGCTCACCTCCCCGGCATCCACGGGCCCTGTCGACCGCGCGGCTTTGGGTCGAAGCACAAAGGTGGATCCTCCGGCCGCCGAGTTCCAGATCGAGCTTCCGCTGGCCAAATCTGAGGGAGAGGAGACGATCGAAGCCACGCTCGATTACTACTACTGCCGGGACGGCGCAGAGGGGGTCTGCAAGGCCGGCCGTGTTACATGGCTGGTCCCGCTTACAATCGCCGCGACGGCCAGCGATTCGACCGCATCGCTGCGGCTGACCGTCGAATAG
- a CDS encoding DUF1573 domain-containing protein: MSCVRLQCLGLLVMLALNGLAQGQDWARKMFETTSHDFGNVARGARVEYNFKFHNPYKEDAHIIDVRSSCGCTTPRVLNDTLKTYDETAVVAAFNTRSFLGQRSATLTVVFDKPYYAEVQLQVAGYIRRDIVIHPGEVDLGTVDQGTPVEKQISIAYAGRGDWQITDVKSQSPYVDAQIFETRRDSGQVTYDLKVQLRPDAPAGTISEQLVLLTNDQRSPEVPLDVEGRVVADLTVSPASVLMGVLEPGQKATKQLVIKAKKPFRITGIYCDDESFEIKAPNVAKPLHVVPITFLAGDKTGKIAQKIRVTTDLGEDVVAEFSAYAQVVSPERPLERTTSSPNAE, from the coding sequence ATGTCTTGCGTTCGTCTGCAATGTTTGGGGTTGCTGGTGATGCTGGCGCTCAACGGCTTGGCTCAAGGCCAAGATTGGGCGCGCAAGATGTTCGAAACGACCAGTCACGACTTCGGGAACGTCGCGCGGGGCGCGCGGGTTGAGTACAACTTCAAATTTCACAACCCGTACAAAGAAGACGCGCACATCATCGACGTGCGATCGAGTTGCGGCTGCACGACGCCGCGCGTGTTGAACGACACGTTGAAGACGTACGACGAGACCGCGGTCGTCGCCGCCTTCAATACCCGAAGTTTTCTCGGCCAGCGTAGCGCCACGTTGACCGTGGTATTCGATAAGCCCTACTACGCCGAAGTGCAGTTGCAGGTCGCAGGCTATATTCGTCGCGACATCGTGATTCACCCGGGCGAAGTCGATCTAGGAACCGTCGACCAGGGAACACCTGTCGAGAAACAGATCTCGATTGCGTACGCGGGACGTGGTGATTGGCAAATTACCGACGTGAAGTCGCAAAGCCCTTACGTCGACGCGCAGATCTTCGAAACTCGTCGCGACTCGGGACAGGTGACTTACGACCTGAAAGTTCAATTGCGGCCTGACGCCCCGGCCGGCACGATCAGCGAGCAACTGGTGCTGTTAACCAACGACCAACGCTCGCCCGAAGTGCCTTTGGACGTCGAAGGGCGCGTTGTCGCGGATCTGACCGTAAGCCCGGCCTCGGTGCTGATGGGAGTGCTGGAGCCTGGTCAAAAGGCGACCAAGCAATTGGTTATCAAGGCCAAGAAACCGTTCCGGATCACGGGCATCTATTGCGACGACGAGAGCTTCGAGATCAAGGCTCCGAACGTCGCTAAGCCCTTGCACGTGGTGCCGATCACTTTCCTGGCCGGCGATAAGACGGGCAAGATCGCGCAGAAGATCCGCGTGACGACCGACCTGGGTGAAGATGTGGTGGCTGAGTTCTCGGCCTATGCCCAAGTGGTTTCACCCGAGCGCCCGCTTGAGCGGACGACTTCGTCGCCTAACGCCGAGTAA